A window of Mangifera indica cultivar Alphonso chromosome 11, CATAS_Mindica_2.1, whole genome shotgun sequence contains these coding sequences:
- the LOC123229182 gene encoding glutathione S-transferase U7-like, with protein MAEEIKLLKNWSSPFGLRIVWALKLKGIHFDPIDEDLSNKSPLLLQYNPVYKKIPVLVHNGKPISESLVILEYVDETWKQNPLMPQDPYEKAMARFWAKFGDDKVSLSIWNVFVKQGKDQEALQEAMENLKFLEENLKGKKFFGGEKIGYLDIALGWLANLVSLLEEIIDIKIIDKQRFPLLFGWIQEYSQAPIIKESWPPHDKMLTKYQIKLENQLKLAAAQTN; from the exons ATGGCAGAGGAAATTAAGCTTTTGAAGAATTGGTCTAGCCCTTTTGGTTTGAGGATTGTTTGGGCGTTGAAGCTCAAGGGCATTCATTTTGATCCAATAGATGAAGACCTCTCCAACAAAAGCCCTTTACTTCTCCAATATAATCCAGTTTATAAAAAGATTCCTGTGCTTGTTCACAACGGAAAACCAATCTCGGAGTCACTAGTGATTCTTGAATACGTTGATGAAACTTGGAAGCAAAACCCTTTGATGCCTCAAGATCCTTACGAAAAAGCTATGGCTCGCTTTTGGGCTAAATTTGGCGATGACAAG GTTTCATTATCCATATGGAATGTGTTCGTCAAACAAGGGAAAGATCAAGAAGCTCTTCAAGAAGCCATGGAAAACCTGAAATTCTTAGAAGAAAACCTCAAGGGAAAGAAATTCTTTGGAGGAGAGAAGATTGGATATTTAGATATTGCATTGGGTTGGCTTGCTAATTTGGTTAGTTTACTTGAAGAGATAATTGACATCAAAATTATAGACAAGCAGAGATTTCCTTTGCTATTTGGTTGGATACAAGAGTATTCACAAGCACCAATAATCAAAGAAAGCTGGCCACCTCACGACAAAATGCTCACTAAGTACCAAATCAAGCTTGAGAATCAGCTTAAGCTTGCGGCAGCTCAGACTAATTGA
- the LOC123229163 gene encoding glutathione transferase GST 23-like, protein MAEEVKLLKTWSSPFGLRIVWALKLKGIHFDPIDEDLSNKSPLLLQYNPVYKKIPVLVHNGKPISESLVILEYVDETWKQNPLMPRDPYEKAMARFWAKFGDDKVSLSIWNVFVKQGKDQEALQEAMENLKFLEENLKGKKFFGGEKIGYLDIALGWLANLISLLEEIIDIKIINKERFPLLFGWIQEFSQAPIIKESWPPHEKMLTKFQIMLENQLKLAAAQTN, encoded by the exons ATGGCAGAGGAAGTTAAGCTTTTGAAGACTTGGTCTAGCCCTTTTGGTTTGAGGATTGTTTGGGCGTTGAAGCTCAAGGGCATTCATTTTGATCCAATAGATGAAGACCTCTCCAACAAAAGCCCTTTACTTCTCCAATATAATCCAGTTTATAAAAAGATTCCTGTGCTTGTTCACAACGGAAAACCAATCTCGGAGTCACTAGTGATTCTTGAATACGTTGATGAAACTTGGAAGCAAAACCCTTTGATGCCTCGAGATCCTTACGAAAAAGCTATGGCTCGCTTTTGGGCTAAATTTGGCGATGACAAG GTTTCATTATCCATATGGAATGTGTTCGTCAAACAAGGGAAAGATCAAGAAGCTCTTCAAGAAGCCATGGAAAACCTGAAATTCTTAGAAGAAAACCTCAAGGGAAAGAAATTCTTTGGAGGAGAGAAGATTGGATATTTGGATATTGCATTGGGTTGGCTTGCTAATTTGATTAGTTTACTTGAAGAGATAATTGacatcaaaattataaacaagGAGAGATTTCCTTTGCTATTTGGTTGGATACAAGAGTTTTCACAAGCACCAATAATCAAAGAAAGCTGGCCACCTCACGAAAAAATGCTCACTAAGTTCCAAATCATGCTTGAGAATCAGCTTAAGCTTGCGGCAGCTCAGACTAACTGA